A window from Malania oleifera isolate guangnan ecotype guangnan chromosome 7, ASM2987363v1, whole genome shotgun sequence encodes these proteins:
- the LOC131160362 gene encoding protein ALUMINUM SENSITIVE 3-like, producing the protein MDLGWMVEFLRGMVKPVAALVVVLMAVVLSYLQKLGLEGEMIYSIGRAFLQLSIIGFVLQFIFSQGNALSILLAYLFMVSVAGYTAGQRAKHVPHGKYVAGASILAGTSVTMLMLIMLHVFPFTPRYIIPVAGLMVGNSMTVTGVTMKRVRDDIKIQMNLVETALALGATPRQATLQQVKKALVIALSPKLDNAKTLGLISLPGAMTGLIMGGASPLEAIQLQIVVMNMLIGASTISSIMSTYLCWPAFFTKAYQLETKVFCLD; encoded by the exons ATGGATCTTGGGTGGATGGTGGAGTTCCTGCGGGGGATGGTGAAGCCTGTGGCGGCGCTTGTGGTGGTGCTCATGGCCGTGGTCCTCTCCTACTTGCAGAAGCTGGGCTTGGAGGGCGAGATGATTTACTCCATTGGCAGGGCGTTTCTTCAGCTCTCCATCATTGGTTTCGTTCTCCAGTTCATTTTCTCCCAGGGCAATGCTCTCTCCATCCTTCTTGCTTACCTTTTCATG GTCTCTGTTGCTGGTTATACAGCTGGTCAACGTGCTAAACACGTTCCCCATGGGAAGTATGTTGCTGGAGCTTCCATCCTGGCTGGAACCTCAGTGACCATGTTGATGCTCATTATGCTGCACGTGTTCCCTTTCACTCCACGATACATAATTCCTGTCGCAGGTTTGATGGTCGGGAATTCAATGACAGTAACTGGGGTTACGATGAAAAGAGTAAGAGATGATATCAAGATACAAATGAACCTG GTGGAGACAGCATTGGCCCTTGGAGCAACTCCGCGGCAGGCCACCCTCCAGCAGGTGAAAAAGGCTCTGGTTATTGCGCTTTCCCCAAAACTGGACAATGCCAAGACACTAGGCCTCATCTCTCTTCCTGGTGCAATGACTGGCCTTATAATGGGAGGAGCTTCCCCTCTCGAGGCCATCCAACTGCAGATCGTAGTGATGAATATGCTCATCGGGGCATCAACTATTAGCAGCATCATGTCGACGTACCTTTGTTGGCCAGCCTTCTTCACAAAGGCCTACCAGTTAGAAACCAAAGTGTTCTGTTTGGATTGA